The Coriobacteriia bacterium genomic interval CGGTCTATATCGCCTGGGCCCGCCGCAACCGCTCAGCTCTGGTCCGCGTCCCCATGTACAAGCCGGGCAAGGAGAACGCAACTCGCCTCGAGCTGCGTTCGCCGGACCCGTCGGCCAACCCGTACCTCGCCTTCGCTTGCATGCTCGGCGCCGGCCTGAAGGGTATCGAGGACGGCCTGAAGCTAGCCCCCGAGGCCACGAACAACATCTTCCACATGACCGACGCAGAGCTGGATGCCGCTGGCATCAAGACGCTGCCGGGCAGTCTCGGCGACGCGATCGAGCTGTTCGCGAACTCCGAGCTCATGAAGGAAGTTCTGGGCGAGCACATCCACTCGTTCTACACGGAGAACAAGCGTGCCGAGTGGGATGAGTATCGCACCCAGGTTACGCAGTGGGAGCTCGACAAGTACTTGCCGGTCATCTAGTGCATCGGTAGCTTCACGCAGGAACGTTTCTGGCAACGGCGCCGGGCGGGGGTTCTCTCGTCCGGCGCCGTTCGCATATCAACCCGAGGAAACCTGGCAGAAACGGTATCATCATGCACATGAAGCGAGTCCTCGTCGTCTCGGACGACGCACATAGCCGAGCATGGGTGGTGCAAGCCGTCACAAGCCTGGACGTTCTGGTGTCCGAGGGGCATGTGAGCGAGCTTCAGAAGCGGCTGCTCGACGGCGACACGGATCTCGTGGTGCTCGATGGCGGCCGTAGCCCCGATGCGTTGGGCCAGCTCGTTGAGCAGGCCGCATCCAGCGGCGCCGACCTGCGGCTTCTCGTGCTCGTCGAGCCCGAGGGCCTACAGGTTTTGCGGCTGCCGGTTCGCGTGCCGAGCGATTTTCTCGTGCGCGGAGCGTCCTCAGAGGAGCTGTCGGCTCGCGTTCGCAGCCTGCTGTGGCCGGGTGAAGAGGTGACTCGCCAGGAGCTCATCCGCGTCGACGACCTCACGATCAACCTCGCGACGTACCAGGCGACTCTGCACGGCACGCCGATCGACTTCACGTACCTGGAGTACGCACTCTTCGCCTTCCTCGTCACGCACCCAGGCCGCACGTACTCGCGCGAAGTACTGCTGCGCCGAGTGTGGGGGAGCGACTACTACGGCGGATCGCGCACCGTCGACGTGCATATCAGGCGCATCCGCTCCAAAGTGGGCCACGAGCTCTCGCGCCGTCTGGAGACGGTGCGCAACGTGGGCTACCTCTGGAACGGCTAAGCCTCGCAGTCAGGCTGTTTGGCCTGAACTGAGCGGCCGAGGAATCGATACGACGCCCCGTGCTGGGGTTCTGGCTGCCCGGCGATTCCGCACTCGGCCATCAACCGCACCATCGCCTCTGGCGTGAGGAAGCCCCCGGGCTCTCCGAGAAGCCGCTCCACGCCAGACACTATTCGCACGCCGAGTCCGCTCGGGTCCAGTTCGAGCACGAGCACGCCACCGTCGGCGCGCAGGACGCGCGCGGTTTCTCGTAGTGCCACGCGTTGGTCTCGGAGATGGTGGAACGAGTCGCTCATCAGCGCGGCATCGAACGCCCCGGATGGCAGCGGCATCGCCTCGGCCTCACCGAGCACGACCTCGACCCCGACGTTCGATGGTACATAGCGAACCATCTCAGGGGTCGGGTCCAAGACCGTGACATTTGCGCCGAGCTCCCGTGCGAGGAGGATGGCAAGTCCACCCGTGCCGCCACCGATATCGAGCAGGCTGCCGCCAGTGGGCACGAACGGGCCCAGCCAGCCAGCGATGATCCGGACGTCCTCGGCGGTCCAGCGTGTGTCCGAGCGGTGGAACATCGGCGCGGCCCAGTTGAAGAAGCCCATCGGCCGCCTTTCGTGTCGGAGCTGTCGGGTACACTCGGTGTGGGACCCAGAGCCCAGCCCAAGATTACCGCGAAGGGACAGTCGATTGCGTACGGTCGCCGTCGTTGATGGAAACAGCCTGATTCACCGCGCCTTCCATGCACTGCCGCCCACGATGACGGCGCCCGACGGGAGGCCGACCAACGCCGCATTCGGCTTCATGTCGATGCTGGTCAAACTGGTCGCCGACCTGAATCCTGATGGCCTCGTGGTCGCCTTCGACCGTGGCAAGCCGGCGTTTCGCACGGAGGCTCTCGCGCAGTACAAGATTCATCGCCCGCCGATGGCCCAAGAGCTGCGGGACCAGTTCCCGATGGTCAAGGAGCTGCTCGGCGCCATCAACGTGCCCATCGTCGAGGTCGATGGCTGGGAAGGCGATGACATTCTCGGCACGCTGGCAAAGCGTGGACACGACGCGGGGATACGCGTGTTGCTGGTGACGGGGGATCGCGACGCGTTTCAGCTCGTCACCGAGAACGTGTGCGTCGTGACCACCAAGAAGGGCATCACCGATATCGTCGTCTACGGGCCTGCCGAGGTCCTCGAGCGTTACGGCGTGACTGCCGAGCAGGTTCCCGACTATCTCGGACTGAAGGGCGACACGAGCGACAACATCCCCGGCGTGCCTGGTGTGGGGGAGAAGACTGCCGCCAAGCTCCTCCAGCAGTACGGCACGCTGGAGGAGGTCCTTGCACACGCCGAGGAGATACCGGGCAAGTTGGGCGAGAACCTGCGCAACCATGTAGGCGAGGCCCTCGCGTCGCGCACGGTCGCGACGATTAGCCGCGATGTGCCCATGGACTTAGACATGACGACGGTCGAGTTCGGCGCGTTCGACCCGCACGCGGTGGCCGTGGCGCTCGCCGAGTATCGCTTCACGTCGATGCTCGACCGCGTGCTGGCGCTGCGTCGTACGGCAGCCGTTGGGGCTGGCACCGCGGTGCCCGGGGACGCGGCTGCCGCGACACGCGCAATCGCCCCGCAGGGCCGCGGGGAAAGCTACCCGGCCGCCTTGGCGACCACGGTTGCGCTGGATCCGTTCGACCACTCTCATGCGGTCGTATCGGGGCCGGACGCACTCGATCGCGTGAGCGAGTGGGCTGCAGGCGAGGAGTGGCTCGGTGTCGTGGTCGATGACGGCGCAGGAGAGTCGCTCTTCGGCGAGGTGCGAGAGGTCGCCGTGGCCACGGCTGCCGGGGACGTCGCATATACGACTGAGCGCGACGCAGACGCTGCGCTGAGCTCGCTTTGGGCCTCCGGTCGGTTGGCAGCCGCCGACGCCAAGGCGCTGCTTGAGGAGGCCTGTCCTCCCGACGAGGCCCTGGCCTGTGATGGCGCGGCGCTTGCCGTGGCG includes:
- a CDS encoding response regulator transcription factor codes for the protein MKRVLVVSDDAHSRAWVVQAVTSLDVLVSEGHVSELQKRLLDGDTDLVVLDGGRSPDALGQLVEQAASSGADLRLLVLVEPEGLQVLRLPVRVPSDFLVRGASSEELSARVRSLLWPGEEVTRQELIRVDDLTINLATYQATLHGTPIDFTYLEYALFAFLVTHPGRTYSREVLLRRVWGSDYYGGSRTVDVHIRRIRSKVGHELSRRLETVRNVGYLWNG
- a CDS encoding methyltransferase domain-containing protein; translated protein: MGFFNWAAPMFHRSDTRWTAEDVRIIAGWLGPFVPTGGSLLDIGGGTGGLAILLARELGANVTVLDPTPEMVRYVPSNVGVEVVLGEAEAMPLPSGAFDAALMSDSFHHLRDQRVALRETARVLRADGGVLVLELDPSGLGVRIVSGVERLLGEPGGFLTPEAMVRLMAECGIAGQPEPQHGASYRFLGRSVQAKQPDCEA